A genomic segment from Lemur catta isolate mLemCat1 chromosome 9, mLemCat1.pri, whole genome shotgun sequence encodes:
- the YTHDF3 gene encoding YTH domain-containing family protein 3 isoform X1: MSLINTLSPFLPFSPFYHTFHLAAQRPKGQGNKVSVQNGSIHQKDAVNDDDFEPYLSSQTNQSNSYPPMSDPYMPSYYAPSIGFPYSLGEAAWSTAGDQPMPYLTTYGQMSNGEHHYIPDGVFSQPGALGNTPPFLGQHGFNFFPGNADFSTWGTSGSQGQSTQSSAYSSSYGYPPSSLGRAITDGQAGFGNDTLSKVPGISSIEQGMTGLKIGGDLTAAVTKTVGTALSSSGMTSIATNNVPPVSSAAPKPTSWAAIARKPAKPQPKLKPKGNVGIGGSAVPPPPIKHNMNIGTWDEKGSVVKAPPTQPVLPPQTIIQQPQPLIQPPPLVQSQLPQQQPQPPQPQQQQGPQPQAQPHQVQPQQQQLQNRWVAPRNRGAGFNQNNGAGSENFGLGVVPVSASPSSVEVHPVLEKLKAINNYNPKDFDWNLKNGRVFIIKSYSEDDIHRSIKYSIWCSTEHGNKRLDAAYRSLNGKGPLYLLFSVNGSGHFCGVAEMKSVVDYNAYAGVWSQDKWKGKFEVKWIFVKDVPNNQLRHIRLENNDNKPVTNSRDTQEVPLEKAKQVLKIIATFKHTTSIFDDFAHYEKRQEEEEAMRRERNRNKQ, encoded by the exons ATGTCTTTGATTAACacactttctccctttcttcctttttctcctttttaccaCACCTTTCATCTTGCTGCACAGAGACCTAAAGGGCAAGGAAATAAAG tttcagtACAAAACGGTTCGATTCATCAAAAAGATGCTGTAAATGATGATGATTTTGAGCCATACTTAAGTAGCCAGACAAATCAG AGTAACAGCTATCCACCAATGTCCGATCCATACATGCCTAGTTACTATGCTCCATCCATTGGATTTCCATATTCTCTTGGGGAAGCAGCATGGTCCACGGCTGGAGACCAGCCTATGCCATATCTGACAACCTATGGACAAATGAGTAATGGAGAACATCATTATATACCAGACGGTGTGTTTAGTCAACCAGGGGCATTAGGAAATACCCCTCCATTTCTTGGTCAACATGGATTTAACTTTTTTCCTGGTAATGCTGATTTCTCTACATGGGGGACAAGTGGATCTCAGGGACAATCAACACAAAGTTCTGCTTATAGTAGCAGTTATGGCTATCCACCTAGTTCTCTTGGGAGAGCTATTACTGATGGACAggctggatttggcaatgatacTTTGAGTAAGGTGCCTGGCATTAGCAGTATTGAGCAAGGCATGACTGGACTGAAAATTGGTGGTGACCTGACAGCTGCAGTGACAAAAACTGTAGGTACAGCCTTGAGCAGCAGTGGTATGACTAGCATTGCAACCAATAATGTGCCCCCAGTTAGCAGTGCAGCACCTAAACCAACCTCCTGGGCTGCCATTGCCAGAAAGCCTGCCAAACCTCAACCGAAACTTAAACCCAAGGGCAATGTGGGAATTGGGGGTTCTGCTGTGCCACCACCTCCTATAAAACACAATATGAATATTGGAACTTGGGATGAAAAGGGGTCAGTGGTAAAGGCTCCACCAACCCAACCAGTTCTGCCTCCTCAAACTATAATCCAGCAGCCTCAGCCATTAATTCAACCACCACCATTGGTGCAAAGCCAACTGCCTCAACAGCAGCCTCAGCCACCACAACCACAGCAGCAACAAGGACCTCAGCCACAGGCCCAGCCTCACCAAGTGCAGCCTCAACAGCAGCAGCTGCAGAATCGCTGGGTAGCTCCTCGGAACAGGGGAGCAGGCTTCAACCAGAACAATGGAGCGGGCAGTGAAAACTTTGGTTTAGGTGTTGTACCTGTCAGTGCTTCACCTTCTAGTGTAGAAGTGCATCCAGTGCTGGAAAAGCTAAAGGCCATAAACAACTATAATCCCAAAGACTTTGATTGGAACCTGAAGAATGGACGTGTGTTTATAATTAAAAGCTACTCTGAGGATGATATACATCGTTCCATTAAGTACTCTATCTGGTGTAGTACTGAGCATGGTAATAAGCGTTTGGATGCAGCTTACCGTTCGCTGAATGGAAAAGGCCCACTCTATTTACTCTTCAGTGTGAATGGCAGTGGACATTTTTGTGGAGTGGCTGAAATGAAGTCAGTTGTGGACTATAATGCATATGCTGGTGTCTGGTCTCAGGATAAGTGGAAGGGCAAATTTGAAGTAAAATGGATCTTTGTCAAAGATGTTCCCAATAACCAATTACGGCATATTCgcttagaaaataatgacaacaaacCAGTTACCAATTCAAGGGACACTCAAGAGGTACCCCTAGAAAAAGCTAAGCAAGTGCTTAAAATAATTGCTACTTTCAAGCATACCACCTCAATCTTTGATGACTTTGCACATTATGAAAAGCGtcaagaggaggaggaagccatGCGTAGG
- the YTHDF3 gene encoding YTH domain-containing family protein 3 isoform X3, whose amino-acid sequence MSATSVDQRPKGQGNKVSVQNGSIHQKDAVNDDDFEPYLSSQTNQSNSYPPMSDPYMPSYYAPSIGFPYSLGEAAWSTAGDQPMPYLTTYGQMSNGEHHYIPDGVFSQPGALGNTPPFLGQHGFNFFPGNADFSTWGTSGSQGQSTQSSAYSSSYGYPPSSLGRAITDGQAGFGNDTLSKVPGISSIEQGMTGLKIGGDLTAAVTKTVGTALSSSGMTSIATNNVPPVSSAAPKPTSWAAIARKPAKPQPKLKPKGNVGIGGSAVPPPPIKHNMNIGTWDEKGSVVKAPPTQPVLPPQTIIQQPQPLIQPPPLVQSQLPQQQPQPPQPQQQQGPQPQAQPHQVQPQQQQLQNRWVAPRNRGAGFNQNNGAGSENFGLGVVPVSASPSSVEVHPVLEKLKAINNYNPKDFDWNLKNGRVFIIKSYSEDDIHRSIKYSIWCSTEHGNKRLDAAYRSLNGKGPLYLLFSVNGSGHFCGVAEMKSVVDYNAYAGVWSQDKWKGKFEVKWIFVKDVPNNQLRHIRLENNDNKPVTNSRDTQEVPLEKAKQVLKIIATFKHTTSIFDDFAHYEKRQEEEEAMRRERNRNKQ is encoded by the exons ATGTCAGCCACTAGCGTGGATCAG AGACCTAAAGGGCAAGGAAATAAAG tttcagtACAAAACGGTTCGATTCATCAAAAAGATGCTGTAAATGATGATGATTTTGAGCCATACTTAAGTAGCCAGACAAATCAG AGTAACAGCTATCCACCAATGTCCGATCCATACATGCCTAGTTACTATGCTCCATCCATTGGATTTCCATATTCTCTTGGGGAAGCAGCATGGTCCACGGCTGGAGACCAGCCTATGCCATATCTGACAACCTATGGACAAATGAGTAATGGAGAACATCATTATATACCAGACGGTGTGTTTAGTCAACCAGGGGCATTAGGAAATACCCCTCCATTTCTTGGTCAACATGGATTTAACTTTTTTCCTGGTAATGCTGATTTCTCTACATGGGGGACAAGTGGATCTCAGGGACAATCAACACAAAGTTCTGCTTATAGTAGCAGTTATGGCTATCCACCTAGTTCTCTTGGGAGAGCTATTACTGATGGACAggctggatttggcaatgatacTTTGAGTAAGGTGCCTGGCATTAGCAGTATTGAGCAAGGCATGACTGGACTGAAAATTGGTGGTGACCTGACAGCTGCAGTGACAAAAACTGTAGGTACAGCCTTGAGCAGCAGTGGTATGACTAGCATTGCAACCAATAATGTGCCCCCAGTTAGCAGTGCAGCACCTAAACCAACCTCCTGGGCTGCCATTGCCAGAAAGCCTGCCAAACCTCAACCGAAACTTAAACCCAAGGGCAATGTGGGAATTGGGGGTTCTGCTGTGCCACCACCTCCTATAAAACACAATATGAATATTGGAACTTGGGATGAAAAGGGGTCAGTGGTAAAGGCTCCACCAACCCAACCAGTTCTGCCTCCTCAAACTATAATCCAGCAGCCTCAGCCATTAATTCAACCACCACCATTGGTGCAAAGCCAACTGCCTCAACAGCAGCCTCAGCCACCACAACCACAGCAGCAACAAGGACCTCAGCCACAGGCCCAGCCTCACCAAGTGCAGCCTCAACAGCAGCAGCTGCAGAATCGCTGGGTAGCTCCTCGGAACAGGGGAGCAGGCTTCAACCAGAACAATGGAGCGGGCAGTGAAAACTTTGGTTTAGGTGTTGTACCTGTCAGTGCTTCACCTTCTAGTGTAGAAGTGCATCCAGTGCTGGAAAAGCTAAAGGCCATAAACAACTATAATCCCAAAGACTTTGATTGGAACCTGAAGAATGGACGTGTGTTTATAATTAAAAGCTACTCTGAGGATGATATACATCGTTCCATTAAGTACTCTATCTGGTGTAGTACTGAGCATGGTAATAAGCGTTTGGATGCAGCTTACCGTTCGCTGAATGGAAAAGGCCCACTCTATTTACTCTTCAGTGTGAATGGCAGTGGACATTTTTGTGGAGTGGCTGAAATGAAGTCAGTTGTGGACTATAATGCATATGCTGGTGTCTGGTCTCAGGATAAGTGGAAGGGCAAATTTGAAGTAAAATGGATCTTTGTCAAAGATGTTCCCAATAACCAATTACGGCATATTCgcttagaaaataatgacaacaaacCAGTTACCAATTCAAGGGACACTCAAGAGGTACCCCTAGAAAAAGCTAAGCAAGTGCTTAAAATAATTGCTACTTTCAAGCATACCACCTCAATCTTTGATGACTTTGCACATTATGAAAAGCGtcaagaggaggaggaagccatGCGTAGG
- the YTHDF3 gene encoding YTH domain-containing family protein 3 isoform X2, whose product MFYLDLTLLHRAEETGEESFSVQNGSIHQKDAVNDDDFEPYLSSQTNQSNSYPPMSDPYMPSYYAPSIGFPYSLGEAAWSTAGDQPMPYLTTYGQMSNGEHHYIPDGVFSQPGALGNTPPFLGQHGFNFFPGNADFSTWGTSGSQGQSTQSSAYSSSYGYPPSSLGRAITDGQAGFGNDTLSKVPGISSIEQGMTGLKIGGDLTAAVTKTVGTALSSSGMTSIATNNVPPVSSAAPKPTSWAAIARKPAKPQPKLKPKGNVGIGGSAVPPPPIKHNMNIGTWDEKGSVVKAPPTQPVLPPQTIIQQPQPLIQPPPLVQSQLPQQQPQPPQPQQQQGPQPQAQPHQVQPQQQQLQNRWVAPRNRGAGFNQNNGAGSENFGLGVVPVSASPSSVEVHPVLEKLKAINNYNPKDFDWNLKNGRVFIIKSYSEDDIHRSIKYSIWCSTEHGNKRLDAAYRSLNGKGPLYLLFSVNGSGHFCGVAEMKSVVDYNAYAGVWSQDKWKGKFEVKWIFVKDVPNNQLRHIRLENNDNKPVTNSRDTQEVPLEKAKQVLKIIATFKHTTSIFDDFAHYEKRQEEEEAMRRERNRNKQ is encoded by the exons ATGTTCTATCTTGATTTGACTCTGCTTCATAGAGCAGAGGAAACAGGCGAAGAATCAT tttcagtACAAAACGGTTCGATTCATCAAAAAGATGCTGTAAATGATGATGATTTTGAGCCATACTTAAGTAGCCAGACAAATCAG AGTAACAGCTATCCACCAATGTCCGATCCATACATGCCTAGTTACTATGCTCCATCCATTGGATTTCCATATTCTCTTGGGGAAGCAGCATGGTCCACGGCTGGAGACCAGCCTATGCCATATCTGACAACCTATGGACAAATGAGTAATGGAGAACATCATTATATACCAGACGGTGTGTTTAGTCAACCAGGGGCATTAGGAAATACCCCTCCATTTCTTGGTCAACATGGATTTAACTTTTTTCCTGGTAATGCTGATTTCTCTACATGGGGGACAAGTGGATCTCAGGGACAATCAACACAAAGTTCTGCTTATAGTAGCAGTTATGGCTATCCACCTAGTTCTCTTGGGAGAGCTATTACTGATGGACAggctggatttggcaatgatacTTTGAGTAAGGTGCCTGGCATTAGCAGTATTGAGCAAGGCATGACTGGACTGAAAATTGGTGGTGACCTGACAGCTGCAGTGACAAAAACTGTAGGTACAGCCTTGAGCAGCAGTGGTATGACTAGCATTGCAACCAATAATGTGCCCCCAGTTAGCAGTGCAGCACCTAAACCAACCTCCTGGGCTGCCATTGCCAGAAAGCCTGCCAAACCTCAACCGAAACTTAAACCCAAGGGCAATGTGGGAATTGGGGGTTCTGCTGTGCCACCACCTCCTATAAAACACAATATGAATATTGGAACTTGGGATGAAAAGGGGTCAGTGGTAAAGGCTCCACCAACCCAACCAGTTCTGCCTCCTCAAACTATAATCCAGCAGCCTCAGCCATTAATTCAACCACCACCATTGGTGCAAAGCCAACTGCCTCAACAGCAGCCTCAGCCACCACAACCACAGCAGCAACAAGGACCTCAGCCACAGGCCCAGCCTCACCAAGTGCAGCCTCAACAGCAGCAGCTGCAGAATCGCTGGGTAGCTCCTCGGAACAGGGGAGCAGGCTTCAACCAGAACAATGGAGCGGGCAGTGAAAACTTTGGTTTAGGTGTTGTACCTGTCAGTGCTTCACCTTCTAGTGTAGAAGTGCATCCAGTGCTGGAAAAGCTAAAGGCCATAAACAACTATAATCCCAAAGACTTTGATTGGAACCTGAAGAATGGACGTGTGTTTATAATTAAAAGCTACTCTGAGGATGATATACATCGTTCCATTAAGTACTCTATCTGGTGTAGTACTGAGCATGGTAATAAGCGTTTGGATGCAGCTTACCGTTCGCTGAATGGAAAAGGCCCACTCTATTTACTCTTCAGTGTGAATGGCAGTGGACATTTTTGTGGAGTGGCTGAAATGAAGTCAGTTGTGGACTATAATGCATATGCTGGTGTCTGGTCTCAGGATAAGTGGAAGGGCAAATTTGAAGTAAAATGGATCTTTGTCAAAGATGTTCCCAATAACCAATTACGGCATATTCgcttagaaaataatgacaacaaacCAGTTACCAATTCAAGGGACACTCAAGAGGTACCCCTAGAAAAAGCTAAGCAAGTGCTTAAAATAATTGCTACTTTCAAGCATACCACCTCAATCTTTGATGACTTTGCACATTATGAAAAGCGtcaagaggaggaggaagccatGCGTAGG